A section of the Chryseobacterium ginsenosidimutans genome encodes:
- a CDS encoding SMEK domain-containing protein, translating into MDNRQLYLTLIGKRLAYLKTEVELFNSLNLTDINVYAENFYRDFFNLLGYEFDNTNYIENNFAHIDLIDTKNKLAIQVTSQNDNKKIKEAIDGFFNDPLYKDYKLKILLIAKDAKDYRTKFGNDFNHKEDVLDVKKILAQINNISALGKLKGIADFLNEQILQERKKTESNEVETIMALIEYLSKDDNLSISEKPENVDPQFKIYNRFSEHSVFLINLYTELCTVYQQPLIEAKRVIDGVKAIKISSYLKDESDKILTAVGNNPQVALEKLVELFYGKLSENGIKFDKIAIKFYLLDELINCNVFPNN; encoded by the coding sequence ATGGATAATCGACAGTTGTATTTAACATTGATTGGAAAAAGATTGGCATATCTCAAAACAGAGGTAGAGCTTTTTAATTCTCTCAATTTAACAGATATTAATGTCTATGCAGAAAATTTTTATAGAGATTTTTTCAATTTATTAGGCTATGAATTCGATAATACGAATTATATAGAAAACAATTTTGCTCATATTGATTTAATTGATACCAAAAACAAATTAGCTATCCAAGTAACGTCTCAAAATGACAACAAGAAAATAAAAGAAGCAATTGATGGTTTCTTCAACGACCCTTTATACAAGGATTACAAATTGAAAATATTATTAATAGCTAAGGATGCTAAAGATTACAGAACAAAATTTGGGAACGATTTCAATCATAAAGAAGATGTCCTTGATGTTAAGAAAATTCTAGCACAGATAAATAATATTTCTGCTTTAGGTAAACTTAAAGGCATTGCAGATTTTCTTAACGAACAAATTTTACAAGAACGGAAAAAGACCGAATCTAACGAAGTAGAAACGATAATGGCTCTGATAGAGTACTTAAGCAAAGATGACAACCTTAGCATATCTGAAAAACCGGAGAATGTAGACCCTCAATTTAAAATATATAATAGATTTTCAGAACATAGCGTTTTTTTAATAAATTTATATACAGAACTTTGTACAGTTTATCAGCAACCTTTGATTGAAGCTAAGCGTGTAATCGATGGAGTAAAAGCAATTAAAATATCAAGTTACTTAAAGGATGAGAGCGACAAGATTTTAACTGCTGTAGGTAATAACCCACAGGTGGCATTAGAAAAATTAGTTGAGCTATTTTATGGTAAACTTTCCGAAAACGGAATTAAATTCGATAAGATTGCTATAAAGTTTTATTTGTTAGATGAATTAATCAATTGTAATGTTTTTCCCAATAATTAA
- a CDS encoding DUF2326 domain-containing protein: MGEEAESTNKKIGVGKSICIEFINFCLLKRISDSRLNLIPKKYSDITESQIKLDLDFNDKKITISRSIKNQEEITIFVNGEEKIFDRLDDASDYLGSLYFELFPANLKRLSFRNLLQPIIRDERSEFKDLIQSHDTKKRIPSDFGPHLFYLSLGLEKYSEIKTLNDELQKRKVYFTEIKKLVTQNDELKIQDAKAHLNELESEVLKVNKSIEGLKNNESFELLQEDLVKLESKLAELRTRQQAIKYEIKQIDSLPKPENINENEISIIFNQFKQGLGDLVEKSLDDLKEFKNKIDGFRSSIVNDRLTALKKELTQLNEVVRKLDNDYSQKISLIDKGEVLRDLKTSIKIFNDKNSELSNLRSLIERYDTAERDKKLLEAEKTVLISDFDEELYQKSKIIKSFRETILEIHEKIMGNREAHFDIKTTKNKSVVEFVMRTDDDGSHSTERMKVFIYDISLMLNEYTKQYHPGFLIHDNIFEDDDSIEKSLNFLYGYNENSPNEFQYIVTLNSDLIELASQNGKLLFNVNNVKRASFTKENRFLGLKYNEMK; the protein is encoded by the coding sequence ATGGGAGAAGAGGCAGAAAGCACCAATAAAAAAATTGGTGTAGGTAAGTCTATCTGTATAGAGTTTATAAATTTTTGTCTGCTCAAAAGAATATCAGATAGTAGATTAAATTTGATTCCCAAGAAATATTCTGATATAACTGAAAGTCAAATTAAATTAGACCTTGACTTCAATGATAAGAAAATCACTATCTCTCGTTCAATAAAAAACCAAGAAGAAATTACAATTTTCGTCAACGGAGAAGAAAAGATTTTTGATAGATTAGATGATGCTTCAGATTATCTAGGCTCTTTATACTTTGAATTATTTCCAGCTAATTTAAAACGATTAAGTTTTAGAAATTTATTGCAACCAATTATCAGAGACGAAAGGTCAGAGTTTAAAGACCTAATCCAGTCTCACGATACAAAAAAAAGAATACCTTCAGACTTTGGTCCTCATCTTTTTTATCTGAGTTTAGGCCTCGAAAAATATTCGGAGATTAAAACGTTGAATGATGAGCTACAAAAAAGAAAGGTCTATTTTACTGAGATAAAAAAATTGGTAACTCAAAATGATGAATTAAAGATTCAAGATGCTAAAGCTCATTTAAATGAGTTGGAAAGTGAAGTTTTAAAAGTCAATAAATCTATTGAAGGATTAAAGAACAATGAGTCTTTTGAATTACTCCAGGAAGATTTAGTAAAATTAGAAAGTAAATTAGCAGAACTTAGAACACGTCAGCAAGCCATCAAATACGAGATTAAACAAATTGATTCTTTGCCAAAGCCCGAAAATATTAATGAAAATGAAATTTCTATAATATTTAATCAGTTTAAACAAGGGTTGGGAGATTTAGTTGAAAAATCTTTGGATGACCTAAAGGAGTTTAAAAACAAAATAGATGGGTTCAGAAGTTCTATTGTAAATGACCGATTAACTGCTCTAAAAAAAGAACTCACTCAACTCAATGAAGTAGTTAGGAAATTAGACAATGATTATTCTCAAAAAATTAGTCTTATAGATAAAGGCGAAGTTTTAAGGGATTTGAAAACTTCAATCAAAATATTTAATGATAAAAACAGTGAGTTAAGTAATCTTCGTTCATTGATTGAAAGATACGATACTGCCGAAAGAGATAAAAAACTATTGGAAGCAGAAAAGACAGTTCTAATTTCTGATTTTGATGAAGAATTATACCAAAAATCTAAAATAATCAAGAGTTTTAGAGAAACAATTTTAGAGATTCACGAAAAGATAATGGGCAACAGGGAAGCTCATTTCGATATCAAGACAACAAAAAATAAAAGCGTTGTAGAATTTGTTATGAGAACAGATGATGATGGAAGTCATTCTACTGAAAGAATGAAAGTTTTTATCTATGATATTTCATTGATGCTAAACGAATACACCAAACAATATCATCCCGGTTTTTTAATTCACGACAATATTTTCGAGGACGATGATTCTATTGAAAAAAGTTTAAACTTTCTTTATGGCTACAATGAAAATAGTCCTAATGAATTTCAATATATAGTTACATTGAATAGTGACTTGATAGAATTAGCTTCTCAAAATGGTAAACTTTTATTTAATGTTAATAATGTAAAAAGGGCATCATTCACAAAAGAGAATAGATTTCTGGGATTAAAGTACAATGAAATGAAGTAA
- a CDS encoding sacsin N-terminal ATP-binding-like domain-containing protein, with amino-acid sequence MSYKSRFDSLEQKAHHQIIATKISKEMGELRSLVEKSPITPKRWIWELIQNAKDVHLDKGVQIRIDYQPEYVSFKHNGMPFTADNIRFLIEQISTKSRSRPEEGKSKTTGKFGTGFLTTHLLSEIVTVKGVAKEPDLDYRKFELQLDRSGFELEDITEAVKKSKESVADLDSSPIYLEYLEGDFNTEFVYPLQDKISVNVAESGLNNLEICLPYTLLFVPEIEKVEIVSSSHLFIRSKEIEKINDEISLHTVKLIDTDLIEEKIYCIVVCSFGLTSIAMPIQKDADSISLLPIDEQVPRLFCDFPLVGTEKFHVPIIINNPNFNPTDPRDGIYLTSSERVNPRIDENKSIMNEAKSLYFKLLDFAVTNNWKNLHLLAQIKSISEDYDWVDNNWFIKDVVNPIREKLLHIPIVTNADGSLISILNEEEKIHSWFPNSGSREVRNEIWEISNYWFPYRLPQFSDIELWYRLNWKESGKLTVEQLAIFVDYCKTLENLSEKIKGIEVTDWINKFYELIKKEPKDYDTIINKYAIFPNQNGNFKKILHLKKDKGDIPIDFKDILALLGNDIRDELLHKSINYDFDPENIRDKSYAVETITSEVNKKSIDRSISKKYNEAFKKLLFWFNKNTSQAAYLFPTLFKNKHLLYDDEEIIENINKAEELKDLLSTFDVTSANELRLKFENINDDTQSLLPITHEILTSMGITNIEEWENAMRDTDLKALFDHQSVPTTDMFLLSQSHIKKARMRVIAHLKTLDNYDLEDLDINTAPTILAGVYKNNNPVKIVFRPAYSQEVIVYYGAEKDALDYADAELWVDDGTEIWQVSLGHILKKNNIKKFPI; translated from the coding sequence ATGTCTTACAAATCGAGATTTGACTCTTTAGAGCAGAAAGCACATCATCAAATAATAGCAACTAAAATTTCCAAAGAAATGGGTGAATTACGCTCACTCGTAGAAAAATCCCCTATTACACCTAAAAGATGGATTTGGGAATTAATTCAAAATGCAAAAGATGTACATTTGGACAAAGGGGTTCAGATAAGAATAGATTACCAACCGGAATATGTCAGTTTTAAACACAATGGTATGCCCTTTACTGCAGATAATATTCGATTTTTAATAGAACAGATATCCACTAAAAGCAGAAGCAGACCAGAAGAAGGTAAGAGTAAGACTACAGGAAAATTCGGCACAGGATTTTTAACAACTCATTTATTGTCAGAAATCGTAACCGTCAAAGGAGTTGCTAAAGAACCTGATTTGGATTACAGAAAATTTGAGTTGCAATTAGATAGAAGTGGTTTTGAATTAGAAGATATTACTGAGGCGGTCAAAAAATCTAAAGAATCTGTAGCAGATTTGGATAGTTCTCCTATTTACTTGGAATACCTTGAAGGGGATTTCAATACGGAATTTGTATATCCGTTACAGGATAAAATTAGTGTTAATGTTGCCGAATCAGGCCTAAATAATTTAGAGATTTGTCTTCCCTACACTCTTCTATTCGTCCCAGAGATAGAGAAAGTTGAAATAGTATCATCTTCTCATTTATTTATTAGAAGTAAAGAAATTGAAAAAATAAATGATGAAATTAGTTTACATACCGTAAAACTAATTGATACTGATTTGATTGAGGAGAAAATTTATTGCATAGTTGTTTGTTCTTTTGGACTAACTTCTATTGCAATGCCTATACAAAAGGATGCGGATTCTATTTCATTATTACCAATCGATGAACAAGTACCGAGATTGTTTTGTGATTTTCCGCTGGTAGGCACTGAAAAATTCCATGTGCCAATAATTATCAATAATCCTAATTTTAACCCAACAGATCCGCGGGATGGTATTTACTTAACGTCCTCTGAAAGAGTTAATCCACGAATTGATGAAAATAAAAGCATTATGAATGAAGCAAAGTCACTTTATTTCAAGTTGCTAGATTTTGCTGTTACGAATAACTGGAAAAATCTTCATTTACTTGCACAAATAAAATCAATTTCGGAGGATTATGATTGGGTAGATAATAATTGGTTTATTAAAGATGTAGTTAATCCCATTCGTGAAAAATTGCTTCATATACCCATTGTAACAAATGCTGATGGAAGTCTTATTTCGATTTTAAATGAAGAAGAAAAAATACATTCTTGGTTTCCCAATTCCGGAAGTAGAGAGGTAAGAAATGAAATTTGGGAGATATCAAATTATTGGTTCCCTTATCGTTTACCACAATTTTCTGATATTGAACTTTGGTACAGATTAAATTGGAAAGAATCTGGTAAATTGACTGTGGAGCAATTAGCAATATTTGTAGATTATTGTAAAACTTTAGAGAATCTATCAGAAAAGATTAAAGGAATAGAAGTAACTGATTGGATAAATAAATTTTATGAATTAATAAAAAAAGAGCCTAAAGATTATGATACAATTATAAATAAATATGCAATTTTCCCTAATCAAAATGGTAATTTTAAAAAAATATTACATTTAAAAAAAGATAAGGGTGATATACCTATTGATTTTAAGGATATTTTGGCTCTTCTTGGAAACGATATTAGAGATGAACTTTTGCATAAATCAATTAATTATGATTTCGATCCTGAAAATATTAGAGATAAGAGCTATGCGGTAGAAACAATCACGTCAGAGGTTAATAAAAAGTCTATTGATAGGAGTATTTCAAAAAAGTATAATGAAGCATTTAAAAAGCTTTTATTTTGGTTTAATAAAAATACCTCTCAAGCAGCATATCTTTTTCCTACGCTTTTTAAAAATAAACATCTTTTATATGATGATGAAGAAATTATAGAAAATATTAACAAAGCAGAAGAATTAAAAGATCTTCTTTCTACTTTTGACGTAACGTCGGCTAATGAACTTAGACTTAAATTTGAAAACATAAACGATGATACGCAAAGCCTACTTCCTATTACACATGAAATATTAACCTCAATGGGTATAACAAATATTGAAGAATGGGAAAATGCAATGCGTGATACAGATTTGAAAGCTTTATTTGATCATCAATCTGTTCCTACAACAGATATGTTTCTTCTATCACAGTCTCATATTAAAAAGGCAAGAATGAGAGTAATTGCTCATCTAAAAACCTTAGATAATTATGACCTTGAGGATCTTGATATTAATACCGCTCCAACAATTTTAGCGGGTGTTTATAAAAATAATAATCCTGTAAAAATTGTTTTTAGACCAGCGTATTCTCAAGAGGTAATCGTGTACTATGGTGCTGAGAAAGATGCACTAGATTATGCTGATGCTGAATTATGGGTAGATGATGGTACTGAGATATGGCAAGTGAGTTTAGGACATATTTTAAAAAAGAATAATATCAAGAAATTTCCTATATAG
- a CDS encoding TIR domain-containing protein — protein sequence MTLQEYAVKQIGLPESNRLKYEVLLPSNIEIGKLICAYANTAGGLLVLGVLNKNKTISIKGLSDDFRVDMVVNNSLMKISPPVKIERGFINYEGKKLYIIKVEKANEIVTYNEVQYEITYKTIKKVTFQKVNNNTNITEKIMPYADKLDAILKFLLDNPKRINVNKYTIREVFANEISLSEAEQLIEKLKETKYVKSYNDRYIGMSIDTAVFLEDGGFSGKSPNSLQSSIKSIFLSYSWKQKEAASKLYNFLKANGYNPSMDDHNLAYKDKLSTFMESIRTSDYAILIISDDYLKSANCMTEVLHILNERESYSRILPIRHENVKIFSSSDRMKYIHFWKTQFEESTAVIENLDRISTIEESKKLKITSRIYHDIGDFLITIADMITFTIEKEEEVLFSNLLDYMERE from the coding sequence ATGACATTACAAGAATATGCAGTTAAACAGATTGGCTTACCCGAAAGTAATAGACTGAAGTATGAGGTGTTATTACCTTCGAATATCGAAATTGGAAAATTAATATGCGCCTATGCAAATACTGCTGGAGGACTTCTAGTTCTCGGAGTTTTAAATAAAAACAAAACAATATCCATAAAAGGTTTAAGTGATGACTTTCGGGTGGACATGGTAGTAAATAATTCATTGATGAAAATCTCTCCACCAGTGAAAATTGAAAGAGGGTTTATTAATTATGAAGGAAAAAAATTATATATTATAAAAGTAGAGAAGGCGAATGAAATTGTTACTTATAATGAAGTTCAATATGAAATTACTTACAAAACAATAAAAAAAGTAACTTTTCAAAAAGTTAATAATAATACAAATATTACCGAGAAAATAATGCCCTACGCAGATAAATTGGACGCTATACTAAAATTTTTGTTGGATAATCCAAAAAGAATTAATGTAAATAAATATACGATAAGAGAGGTTTTTGCTAATGAGATTTCCCTGTCAGAAGCGGAGCAATTAATTGAAAAATTGAAAGAAACCAAATATGTAAAATCTTATAATGACAGATACATTGGTATGTCAATAGATACGGCCGTGTTTCTTGAAGATGGTGGTTTCAGCGGAAAAAGTCCAAATTCATTACAATCGTCAATAAAGAGTATTTTTTTATCATATAGTTGGAAACAAAAGGAGGCTGCTAGTAAATTATACAATTTTCTGAAAGCTAACGGATATAATCCATCAATGGACGATCACAATCTCGCATATAAAGACAAACTTTCAACTTTTATGGAATCTATAAGGACTTCTGATTATGCAATATTGATTATTAGTGATGATTATCTTAAATCTGCTAATTGTATGACTGAAGTTTTGCATATTTTAAATGAAAGAGAGTCTTATAGCAGAATACTTCCGATCAGACATGAAAATGTCAAAATTTTTAGTAGTAGTGATAGAATGAAATATATTCATTTTTGGAAGACGCAGTTTGAAGAGAGTACAGCTGTGATTGAAAACCTTGATCGAATAAGTACTATTGAAGAAAGTAAAAAGCTTAAAATAACAAGCAGGATTTATCACGATATTGGAGATTTTTTAATTACAATAGCTGATATGATTACTTTTACGATTGAAAAGGAAGAAGAAGTTTTGTTCAGCAATTTATTAGATTATATGGAGCGAGAATGA